A DNA window from Vigna unguiculata cultivar IT97K-499-35 chromosome 10, ASM411807v1, whole genome shotgun sequence contains the following coding sequences:
- the LOC114166212 gene encoding nuclear poly(A) polymerase 4-like isoform X2, protein MGSSEGVGTSSKQYGITKPISMAGPTVYDLHRTLELEKFLAVSGLYENNEEAAKREEVLCRLEQIVKHWVKQLTHLKGYTDQMVEDANAIILTFGSYRLGVHGPGADLDTICIGPSYVNREEDFFYTLHDILANMEEVSELQPIPDAHVPVMKFKFDGISIDLLYASISRMIVPEDLVISDISLLYNVDEPTVRSLNGCRVADQILKLVPNVEHFRTTLRCLKFWAKRRGIYSNVTGFLGGVNLALLVARVCQLYPNAVPSMLVSRFFRVYTQWRWPTPVMLCPIEENELGFSFWHPRKNPRDRSHLMPIITPAYPCMNSSYNVSTSTLRVMMEQFQFGNKICGDVELNKGCWEDLFEPYSFFESYTNYLQVDVVAADVDDLRNWKGWVGSRLRQLTLMIERDTFGKLQCHPYHHEYMDTSRQSAHCAFFVGLQRKQGEVVKEGQQFDIRGTIEEFLHAVNMYMFWKPEMEIYVSHVRRRQIPCYVFPDGYKRLRSSRPTLKCENHKPFRKNEVSGTEHVERIRKRKNNDGLGVREDATLKKKCTSLPEGRGASSSVSDSQQLSSSEQELGRTDSPEPASNSSGTASVASDSGSSEDIGAVSMAGCVEDNTGGVDTMNNDVRFESITYGNGSGTLENRVTSSEGVFQHDLQQNAMVGMVLDSTGKVHSEAVQEPVIRRLGVASAV, encoded by the exons ATGGGGAGTTCGGAAGGGGTGGGAACATCGTCGAAGCAATACGGTATCACGAAACCCATTTCGATGGCTGGACCAACAGTTTATGATTTGCACAGAACTCTTGAGTTAGAAAAG TTTCTCGCTGTTTCGGGACTTTATGAGAACAATGAGGAAGCTGCTAAGAGAGAGGAGGTTCTTTGCCGACTTGAACAG aTAGTAAAACACTGGGTGAAGCAACTTACTCACCTAAAGGGATACACTGATCAAATGGTGGAAGATGCAAATGCTATCATTTTGACTTTTGGTTCTTATCGCCTTGGT GTTCATGGTCCTGGGGCTGACTTAGACACAATATGCATTGGACCTTCCTACGTGAATCGCGAG GAGGATTTTTTCTACACATTGCATGATATCCTAGCTAACATGGAGGAGGTCTCTGAATTGCAACCAATTCCGGATGCTCATGTCCCAGTTATGAAATTCAAGTTTGATGGAATATCAATTGACCTCCTTTACGCCAGTATTTCTCGCATGATTGTACCTGAA GACTTGGTTATATCTGATATCTCTCTCCTATACAATGTTGACGAGCCTACTGTGCGAAGTTTAAATGGCTGCAGAGTTGCAGATCAAATTCTAAAGCTTGTTCCTAATGTTGAG CACTTTCGTACAACACTTCGTTGCTTGAAATTTTGGGCCAAAAGACGAGGCATTTATTCCAAT GTAACAGGTTTTCTTGGTGGTGTTAACTTGGCACTTCTTGTAGCTCGAGTGTGCCAGTTGTATCCAAATGCCGTTCCGAGTATGCTTGTTTCTCGATTCTTTAGGGTATATACACAGTGGCGGTGGCCAACTCCTGTCATGTTATGTCCAATAGAGGAAAACGAActtggtttttctttttggcATCCTCGTAAAAATCCTCGTGACCGATCCCATCTCATGCCAATTATTACTCCTGCCTATCCCTGTATGAATTCTAGTTATAATGTTTCTACAAGCACGCTTCGTGTTATGATGGAACAGTTCCAATTTGGCAACAAGATATGTGGG GATGTTGAACTGAACAAAGGTTGTTGGGAGGATCTGTTTGAACCATACAGTTTTTTTGAAAGTTATACAAACTACTTGCAAGTTGACGTAGTTGCTGCTGATGTTGATGACTTGCGCAATTGGAAAGGATGGGTGGGATCACGCCTTCGGCAGTTGACCTTGATG ATTGAGCGTGACACTTTTGGGAAGTTGCAGTGCCATCCCTACCATCATGAGTATATGGATACCTCAAGGCAGAGTGCACATTGTGCTTTCTTTGTGGGTTTGCAGAGGAAGCAGGGAGAAGTAGTTAAAGAAGGCCAGCAATTTGATATACGAGGAACAATTGAAGAATTTTTGCATGCTGTCAATATGTACATGTTCTGGAAACCAGAGATGGAGATTTATGTTTCTCATGTTCGGAGAAGGCAAATTCCATGCTATGTGTTTCCTGATGGTTATAAAAGATTGCGATCATCAAGGCCAACCTTAAAATGTGAGAATCATAAACCATTTCGTAAAAATGAGGTTTCTGGGACTGAACATGTTGAGAGAATTCGTAAGAGGAAGAACAATGATGGGTTGGGTGTGAGGGAGGATGCAACACTGAAAAAGAAATGTACCAGTCTTCCTGAAGGTAGAGGGGCAAGTAGCAGTGTGTCTGATAGTCAACAGTTGTCAAGCAGTGAGCAAGAGTTGGGTAGAACAGACTCTCCTGAACCTGCCTCCAATTCTAGTGGGACTGCTTCTGTTGCAAGTGATAGTGGTTCTTCTGAAGATATTGGAGCCGTATCTATGGCAGGTTGTGTTGAAGATAACACCGGGGGTGTTGATACGATGAACAATGATGTTAGGTTTGAGAGTATTACATACGGGAACGGTTCTGGCACACTGGAGAACAGAGTGACAAGTTCTGAGGGAGTATTTCAACACGATCTACAG CAAAATGCAATGGTAGGGATGGTTCTTGATTCTACAGGAAAGGTTCATTCGGAGGCGGTGCAAGAACCAGTGATAAG GAGACTGGGTGTGGCATCTGCAGTGTGA
- the LOC114165663 gene encoding hexokinase-1-like — translation MRKVVVCATVIGAATACAVGAVAVQSYVRKCRRWGRAMEILQELEEKCATPTWKLKRIADAMNVEMHAGLASEGGSKLKMLITYVDKLPTGNEEGLYYALDLGGTNFRVLRVQLGGKEGGIVCQEFTEVSIPPNLMVGTSTELFDYIAAELGKFVSEESEDFKVPPGRQREIGFTFSFPVMQTLIASGNLIKWTKGFNIEDAVGKDVVEELMKAIRERGLDMRVNALVNDTVGTLAGGRYTHKNAIAAIILGTGTNAAYVERVQAIPKWHGPLPDSGEMVINMEWGNFRSSHLPLTEYDHSLDAESLNPGEQIFEKIISGMYLGEIVRKVICKMAEEALLFGDNVPPKLKVPFIFRTPDMSAMHHDSSADLNVVGSKLKNIFEISDTSLEVRKVVVEICNIIATRGSRLAAAGILGILKKMGKDSVSDVKGEKNVIAMDGGLYEHYTEYSKCLENTLKELVGDDASESIIIELSKDGSGIGAALLAASLSTQ, via the exons ATGAGGAAGGTGGTGGTGTGTGCGACGGTGATCGGAGCCGCGACGGCGTGCGCCGTGGGTGCGGTGGCGGTGCAGAGCTACGTGAGGAAATGCCGGCGGTGGGGAAGAGCCATGGAAATATTGCAGGAATTGGAGGAGAAGTGTGCGACGCCGACGTGGAAGCTGAAGCGTATTGCGGATGCCATGAACGTGGAGATGCACGCTGGCCTTGCTTCCGAAGGTGGTAGCAAGCTCAAGATGCTCATCACCTACGTTGATAAGCTCCCAACTGG GAATGAGGAAGGACTATACTATGCCTTGGATCTTGGAGGGACTAATTTTCGGGTGTTACGTGTGCAATTGGGAGGCAAGGAAGGAGGTATCGTTTGTCAAGAATTTACTGAGGTGTCAATTCCTCCTAATTTGATGGTTGGGACATCAACT GAACTCTTTGACTATATTGCAGCAGAACTTGGAAAATTTGTTTCCGAAGAGAGTGAAGATTTTAAAGTTCCTCCAGGTAGACAGAGAGAGATAGGTTTTACCTTTTCCTTTCCTGTCATGCAAACGTTAATTGCTTCTGGGAACCTTATCAAGTGGACAAAAGGCTTCAACATAGAGGACGCT GTTGGTAAAGATGTTGTGGAAGAATTAATGAAAGCCATTCGGGAACGAGGTCTTGATATGCGTGTAAATGCTCTG GTCAATGATACGGTTGGAACATTAGCAGGAGGTCGATATACACACAAAAACGCCATTGCTGCTATTATTTTAGGAACTGGAACAAATGCTGCATATGTAGAGCGTGTTCAAGCAATACCAAAATGGCATGGTCCTTTGCCAGATTCTGGAGAGATG GTTATCAACATGGAGTGGGGAAACTTTAGGTCATCACACCTTCCATTAACTGAGTATGATCATTCTTTGGATGCTGAGAGTTTAAACCCTGGTGAACAG ATTTTTGAGAAGATAATTTCTGGCATGTACTTGGGAGAAATTGTTCGTAAAGTAATATGCAAAATGGCCGAAGAAGCTTTACTTTTTGGTGACAATGTTCCCCCAAAACTAAAAGTTCCGTTCATATTCAG GACACCAGACATGTCTGCAATGCATCATGATTCCTCTGCTGATCTCAATGTAGTTGGAAGCAAACTGAAGAACATTTTCGAG ATATCTGATACCTCCTTAGAAGTGAGGAAGGTGGTGGTGGAGATCTGCAATATCATTGCGACCCGTGGTTCTCGTCTTGCTGCTGCTGGGATATTAGGTATCTTGAAGAAGATGGGAAAAGACAGTGTGAGTGATGTTAAGGGTGAGAAGAATGTGATAGCCATGGATGGAGGATTGTATGAGCACTACACTGAGTATAGCAAGTGCCTAGAGAATACCCTTAAAGAGTTGGTTGGAGATGATGCCTCAGAAAGCATCATCATTGAGCTTTCCAAAGATGGTTCAGGAATTGGAGCTGCCTTACTTGCAGCCTCTCTGTCGACCCAATAA
- the LOC114166212 gene encoding nuclear poly(A) polymerase 4-like isoform X1 has product MGSSEGVGTSSKQYGITKPISMAGPTVYDLHRTLELEKFLAVSGLYENNEEAAKREEVLCRLEQIVKHWVKQLTHLKGYTDQMVEDANAIILTFGSYRLGVHGPGADLDTICIGPSYVNREEDFFYTLHDILANMEEVSELQPIPDAHVPVMKFKFDGISIDLLYASISRMIVPEDLVISDISLLYNVDEPTVRSLNGCRVADQILKLVPNVEHFRTTLRCLKFWAKRRGIYSNVTGFLGGVNLALLVARVCQLYPNAVPSMLVSRFFRVYTQWRWPTPVMLCPIEENELGFSFWHPRKNPRDRSHLMPIITPAYPCMNSSYNVSTSTLRVMMEQFQFGNKICGDVELNKGCWEDLFEPYSFFESYTNYLQVDVVAADVDDLRNWKGWVGSRLRQLTLMIERDTFGKLQCHPYHHEYMDTSRQSAHCAFFVGLQRKQGEVVKEGQQFDIRGTIEEFLHAVNMYMFWKPEMEIYVSHVRRRQIPCYVFPDGYKRLRSSRPTLKCENHKPFRKNEVSGTEHVERIRKRKNNDGLGVREDATLKKKCTSLPEGRGASSSVSDSQQLSSSEQELGRTDSPEPASNSSGTASVASDSGSSEDIGAVSMAGCVEDNTGGVDTMNNDVRFESITYGNGSGTLENRVTSSEGVFQHDLQVQLQQNAMVGMVLDSTGKVHSEAVQEPVIRRLGVASAV; this is encoded by the exons ATGGGGAGTTCGGAAGGGGTGGGAACATCGTCGAAGCAATACGGTATCACGAAACCCATTTCGATGGCTGGACCAACAGTTTATGATTTGCACAGAACTCTTGAGTTAGAAAAG TTTCTCGCTGTTTCGGGACTTTATGAGAACAATGAGGAAGCTGCTAAGAGAGAGGAGGTTCTTTGCCGACTTGAACAG aTAGTAAAACACTGGGTGAAGCAACTTACTCACCTAAAGGGATACACTGATCAAATGGTGGAAGATGCAAATGCTATCATTTTGACTTTTGGTTCTTATCGCCTTGGT GTTCATGGTCCTGGGGCTGACTTAGACACAATATGCATTGGACCTTCCTACGTGAATCGCGAG GAGGATTTTTTCTACACATTGCATGATATCCTAGCTAACATGGAGGAGGTCTCTGAATTGCAACCAATTCCGGATGCTCATGTCCCAGTTATGAAATTCAAGTTTGATGGAATATCAATTGACCTCCTTTACGCCAGTATTTCTCGCATGATTGTACCTGAA GACTTGGTTATATCTGATATCTCTCTCCTATACAATGTTGACGAGCCTACTGTGCGAAGTTTAAATGGCTGCAGAGTTGCAGATCAAATTCTAAAGCTTGTTCCTAATGTTGAG CACTTTCGTACAACACTTCGTTGCTTGAAATTTTGGGCCAAAAGACGAGGCATTTATTCCAAT GTAACAGGTTTTCTTGGTGGTGTTAACTTGGCACTTCTTGTAGCTCGAGTGTGCCAGTTGTATCCAAATGCCGTTCCGAGTATGCTTGTTTCTCGATTCTTTAGGGTATATACACAGTGGCGGTGGCCAACTCCTGTCATGTTATGTCCAATAGAGGAAAACGAActtggtttttctttttggcATCCTCGTAAAAATCCTCGTGACCGATCCCATCTCATGCCAATTATTACTCCTGCCTATCCCTGTATGAATTCTAGTTATAATGTTTCTACAAGCACGCTTCGTGTTATGATGGAACAGTTCCAATTTGGCAACAAGATATGTGGG GATGTTGAACTGAACAAAGGTTGTTGGGAGGATCTGTTTGAACCATACAGTTTTTTTGAAAGTTATACAAACTACTTGCAAGTTGACGTAGTTGCTGCTGATGTTGATGACTTGCGCAATTGGAAAGGATGGGTGGGATCACGCCTTCGGCAGTTGACCTTGATG ATTGAGCGTGACACTTTTGGGAAGTTGCAGTGCCATCCCTACCATCATGAGTATATGGATACCTCAAGGCAGAGTGCACATTGTGCTTTCTTTGTGGGTTTGCAGAGGAAGCAGGGAGAAGTAGTTAAAGAAGGCCAGCAATTTGATATACGAGGAACAATTGAAGAATTTTTGCATGCTGTCAATATGTACATGTTCTGGAAACCAGAGATGGAGATTTATGTTTCTCATGTTCGGAGAAGGCAAATTCCATGCTATGTGTTTCCTGATGGTTATAAAAGATTGCGATCATCAAGGCCAACCTTAAAATGTGAGAATCATAAACCATTTCGTAAAAATGAGGTTTCTGGGACTGAACATGTTGAGAGAATTCGTAAGAGGAAGAACAATGATGGGTTGGGTGTGAGGGAGGATGCAACACTGAAAAAGAAATGTACCAGTCTTCCTGAAGGTAGAGGGGCAAGTAGCAGTGTGTCTGATAGTCAACAGTTGTCAAGCAGTGAGCAAGAGTTGGGTAGAACAGACTCTCCTGAACCTGCCTCCAATTCTAGTGGGACTGCTTCTGTTGCAAGTGATAGTGGTTCTTCTGAAGATATTGGAGCCGTATCTATGGCAGGTTGTGTTGAAGATAACACCGGGGGTGTTGATACGATGAACAATGATGTTAGGTTTGAGAGTATTACATACGGGAACGGTTCTGGCACACTGGAGAACAGAGTGACAAGTTCTGAGGGAGTATTTCAACACGATCTACAGGTGCAGTTGCAG CAAAATGCAATGGTAGGGATGGTTCTTGATTCTACAGGAAAGGTTCATTCGGAGGCGGTGCAAGAACCAGTGATAAG GAGACTGGGTGTGGCATCTGCAGTGTGA